One Flexivirga aerilata DNA segment encodes these proteins:
- a CDS encoding succinate dehydrogenase/fumarate reductase iron-sulfur subunit, with the protein MNLTLKIWRQAGPEAPGEMVTYPVSDISEDMSFLEMLDVLNEQLNAKGEEPVAFDSDCREGICGMCSLMINGEAHGPEVTTTCQLHMRSFSDGDTITIEPWRAKAFPLVRDLIVDRSAFDRVIQAGGYVSVNTGAAPEANNLQVRKEKADRAFDTATCIGCGACVAACPNASGMLFLGAKITHLGELPQGQAERDARVVKMLGQHDAEDFGGCQNLGECSAACPKEIPLDVINQLNRDFMKAKR; encoded by the coding sequence GTGAATCTGACGCTCAAGATCTGGCGACAGGCCGGACCGGAGGCACCGGGTGAGATGGTCACCTACCCGGTCTCGGACATTTCCGAGGACATGTCGTTCCTGGAGATGCTCGACGTGCTCAACGAGCAGCTCAACGCCAAGGGCGAGGAACCCGTGGCGTTCGACTCCGACTGCCGCGAAGGCATCTGCGGCATGTGCTCGCTGATGATCAACGGCGAGGCTCACGGCCCCGAGGTCACCACCACCTGCCAGCTGCACATGCGGTCCTTCTCCGACGGCGACACGATCACCATCGAGCCGTGGCGCGCGAAGGCGTTCCCGCTGGTGCGCGACCTCATCGTCGACCGCTCGGCGTTCGACCGCGTCATCCAGGCCGGCGGCTACGTGTCGGTCAACACCGGAGCCGCGCCCGAGGCCAACAACCTGCAGGTGCGCAAGGAGAAGGCCGACCGCGCCTTCGACACCGCGACCTGCATCGGCTGCGGCGCCTGCGTCGCGGCGTGCCCCAACGCCTCCGGCATGCTCTTCCTCGGCGCCAAGATCACCCACCTCGGTGAGCTGCCGCAGGGGCAGGCCGAGCGCGACGCCCGCGTGGTGAAGATGCTGGGCCAGCACGACGCGGAGGACTTCGGCGGCTGCCAGAACCTCGGCGAGTGCTCGGCCGCGTGCCCCAAGGAGATCCCGCTCGACGTGATCAACCAGCTCAACCGGGACTTCATGAAGGCCAAGCGCTGA